In the genome of Helicobacter kayseriensis, one region contains:
- the alaS gene encoding alanine--tRNA ligase has translation MDVRTKFLEFFASKGHQVYESMPLVPQDPTLLFTNAGMVQFKDIFTGKVARPEFPRATSSQLCIRAGGKHNDLENVGYTARHHTLFEMLGNFSFGDYFKEQAIAYAWEFVTEVLGFDKSVLYVTIHESDDEAFEIWSKHIQQDRIKRMGDKDNFWQMGDTGPCGPCSEIFVDQGAEHFQGEEDYFGGDGDRFLEIWNLVFMQYERHSDGSLTPLPKPSIDTGMGLERVVALLEGKRSNFDSSIFMPLIQKVASICNKPYIYEKGESYRVIADHARSVAFLLAQGVHFDKEGRGYVLRRILRRAVRHGYLLGIKKPFLFEIAKEVCIQMGQVYPYLIEKQDYILQQCKNEEKRFFETLELGMSLFKKELQNCQEIFSGEVAFKLYDTYGFPLDLTLDMLKEHQLSLNLEEFEQCMQHQKTLAKASWKGSGDEIQKGDFGSIASLPQISLSKQNITTHTSKLIALFDENGKAVQTLCGQTGWAMLEENPFYAQGGGAIGDRGWLLKNETVIAEVLDTRTFFQKELCKVNASSSLSLYDSLLAQVDDAFQLEVRKHHSATHLLHFVLREVLGSNVAQAGSLVESNRLRFDFSFPRALNHDEITQIQNKVNAIILSCQESKIKEMPIQQAKEQGAMALFGEKYGNIVRVVSFDNAGCELCGGLHVANTGMIGNFYILKESGVSSGVRRIEAVCGKAGLFFSQDLQETLKELKALLKTQDLFLAISKLQEENKRLKKESKGKIQNDFSVEQIGEVSLIVSQSQGEGKEIVDHLKNQYSQVAILLIIQNGDKISLVSGVKNAPIKAGEWIKEIAQILGGNGGGRDDFATAGGKDASKITQALQRAKEYALNILERK, from the coding sequence ATTGATGTAAGAACAAAATTCTTAGAGTTTTTTGCCTCAAAGGGGCATCAAGTTTATGAGAGTATGCCTCTTGTTCCCCAAGATCCAACTCTTCTCTTTACCAATGCAGGAATGGTGCAATTTAAAGATATTTTTACAGGCAAGGTTGCACGTCCAGAGTTTCCTCGTGCTACAAGTTCCCAACTTTGCATTCGAGCAGGAGGCAAACACAATGATTTGGAAAATGTCGGCTATACCGCACGCCACCATACGCTTTTTGAAATGCTGGGCAACTTTAGCTTTGGAGATTACTTCAAAGAGCAAGCCATCGCCTATGCTTGGGAATTTGTAACAGAGGTCTTAGGATTTGATAAAAGCGTGCTCTATGTCACAATCCATGAGAGTGATGATGAAGCTTTTGAGATTTGGAGTAAGCATATTCAGCAAGATAGAATCAAAAGAATGGGAGATAAGGATAATTTCTGGCAAATGGGAGATACTGGACCTTGCGGACCCTGTAGCGAAATCTTTGTTGATCAAGGAGCAGAACATTTTCAGGGAGAAGAAGACTATTTTGGAGGAGATGGAGATCGATTTTTGGAAATTTGGAATCTAGTGTTTATGCAATATGAACGCCACAGTGATGGCTCCCTCACCCCACTTCCCAAACCAAGCATTGATACAGGAATGGGGCTTGAGCGCGTAGTCGCACTTCTAGAAGGGAAACGAAGCAATTTTGATAGCTCCATCTTTATGCCCCTTATCCAAAAGGTTGCTTCTATCTGTAACAAACCCTACATCTATGAAAAAGGAGAAAGCTATCGCGTCATAGCTGACCATGCAAGATCTGTGGCCTTTTTACTTGCTCAAGGAGTGCATTTTGACAAAGAAGGTCGAGGATATGTTTTAAGAAGAATCCTGCGAAGAGCTGTGCGTCACGGATATCTTTTGGGAATCAAAAAGCCATTTTTGTTTGAAATTGCAAAAGAGGTCTGCATCCAAATGGGACAAGTCTATCCTTATCTCATTGAAAAACAAGACTACATTCTCCAACAGTGCAAAAATGAAGAAAAAAGATTTTTTGAAACACTTGAACTTGGGATGAGTCTTTTTAAAAAAGAATTGCAGAATTGTCAAGAAATCTTTAGTGGCGAAGTAGCCTTTAAACTTTATGATACTTATGGTTTTCCACTTGATTTAACACTTGATATGCTCAAAGAACACCAGCTCTCCTTAAATTTGGAAGAGTTTGAGCAGTGCATGCAACATCAAAAAACTCTTGCCAAAGCCTCTTGGAAAGGAAGTGGTGATGAGATCCAAAAAGGAGACTTTGGGAGCATTGCTTCTCTACCTCAAATCTCCCTCTCCAAACAAAACATCACAACCCATACAAGCAAACTGATCGCTCTCTTTGATGAGAATGGAAAAGCAGTACAAACGCTTTGTGGACAAACAGGATGGGCAATGCTTGAAGAGAATCCTTTCTATGCTCAAGGAGGAGGAGCTATCGGGGATAGAGGATGGCTTTTAAAAAATGAAACAGTCATAGCAGAGGTCCTAGATACGCGTACCTTTTTTCAAAAAGAACTCTGCAAAGTCAATGCTTCCTCTTCCCTTTCTCTTTATGATTCGCTCTTAGCTCAAGTCGATGATGCATTTCAGCTTGAAGTCCGCAAGCACCACTCTGCAACCCACCTTCTACATTTTGTTTTAAGAGAAGTGCTTGGCTCAAATGTTGCTCAAGCAGGAAGCTTGGTTGAATCTAATCGCCTAAGATTTGATTTTAGTTTTCCACGAGCCCTAAATCATGATGAAATTACGCAAATCCAAAACAAAGTCAATGCCATAATCTTATCTTGTCAAGAATCCAAGATCAAAGAAATGCCTATCCAACAAGCTAAAGAACAGGGAGCAATGGCACTTTTTGGAGAAAAATATGGAAATATCGTACGTGTTGTAAGTTTTGATAATGCAGGCTGTGAACTATGTGGAGGACTGCATGTTGCCAACACAGGAATGATTGGAAATTTTTACATTCTCAAAGAAAGCGGTGTGAGCAGTGGAGTAAGACGCATTGAAGCAGTTTGTGGAAAAGCCGGACTTTTCTTCTCTCAAGACCTACAAGAAACGCTCAAAGAACTCAAAGCCCTGCTTAAAACTCAAGATCTTTTCTTGGCTATTTCAAAACTCCAAGAAGAAAATAAACGACTCAAAAAAGAATCAAAAGGTAAAATACAAAATGACTTTTCTGTCGAACAAATTGGGGAAGTTTCTCTGATTGTTTCGCAATCTCAAGGAGAAGGGAAAGAGATTGTTGATCATCTAAAAAATCAATACTCTCAAGTCGCCATTCTTTTGATTATCCAAAATGGGGATAAAATCTCACTTGTTTCGGGCGTTAAAAATGCCCCAATCAAAGCTGGAGAATGGATCAAAGAGATTGCGCAAATCTTAGGAGGAAATGGAGGGGGAAGAGATGATTTTGCAACAGCTGGAGGAAAAGATGCAAGCAAAATCACTCAAGCCCTACAAAGAGCCAAAGAATATGCATTAAATATTCTAGAAAGGAAATAA
- the waaC gene encoding lipopolysaccharide heptosyltransferase I translates to MKIGIIKLSSLGDIVVAMSFLPMLKAQGHEIDWFIDSCFEEIAHHSPCIDNLISLPLKQAIKSKNYSTIPQIYKQLKQCPQYDLLIDMQGLIKSAIIGKWIPKKVFRGFGFSSCKESLSALFYSQRVHISYQANILKRNAKLLSLPIPSCTKDAFGYSPQAQKTISNLLNSPSKKVLLLLEASRPTKMYPLLHFKTLCESLKNENITFLVPHHMYPKEAQEFCADTQATLLPKLNLDEIKALVSSVDAVIGGDTGITHLAWAMNKPSITLYGNTPLERFCLHGEKNISLSGNPHANYDKNDFSIGNISPLEIKKHLLEIL, encoded by the coding sequence GTGAAAATTGGGATTATTAAGCTTTCAAGCCTAGGAGATATTGTCGTTGCAATGAGTTTTTTGCCAATGCTTAAGGCACAAGGGCACGAGATTGATTGGTTTATTGATTCTTGTTTTGAAGAAATTGCCCATCACTCTCCTTGTATTGACAACCTTATCTCCCTTCCACTCAAACAAGCCATCAAATCCAAAAACTACTCTACAATCCCTCAGATCTACAAACAGCTCAAACAATGTCCCCAATATGATCTACTCATTGATATGCAAGGACTCATCAAATCAGCAATTATAGGAAAGTGGATTCCCAAAAAAGTCTTTAGAGGATTTGGCTTCTCATCATGCAAAGAATCTCTCTCGGCTCTTTTTTACTCCCAACGCGTGCACATTTCCTATCAGGCCAATATCCTAAAGCGTAACGCAAAGCTTCTCTCCCTCCCCATTCCTTCTTGCACAAAAGATGCCTTTGGATATTCTCCTCAAGCCCAAAAAACAATCAGCAACCTCCTCAACTCTCCCTCCAAAAAAGTTCTTCTACTTCTTGAGGCCTCAAGGCCCACAAAAATGTATCCACTTTTGCATTTTAAAACTCTTTGCGAAAGCCTTAAAAATGAGAATATCACCTTTCTTGTCCCTCACCATATGTATCCCAAAGAGGCCCAAGAGTTTTGTGCAGATACTCAAGCTACCTTGCTTCCCAAACTCAACCTTGATGAGATCAAAGCTCTTGTTTCAAGCGTTGATGCTGTAATTGGAGGAGATACAGGAATCACGCATCTTGCTTGGGCGATGAATAAGCCCTCAATCACTTTATATGGAAATACTCCACTAGAGCGTTTCTGCCTTCATGGAGAAAAAAACATTTCCCTTAGCGGTAATCCACATGCAAACTATGATAAAAATGATTTTTCTATTGGCAATATTTCTCCCCTTGAAATCAAAAAACATTTATTGGAGATTCTGTGA
- the ccoS gene encoding cbb3-type cytochrome oxidase assembly protein CcoS: protein MSVGILGVMLYVSLFLGFIGLIAFIWAIKNHQFDDAQKMMQGALLDDEEELNFAREKEEKRRKND from the coding sequence ATGAGCGTCGGAATCTTGGGAGTGATGTTGTATGTCTCTCTTTTTTTGGGTTTTATAGGCCTCATTGCCTTTATTTGGGCTATCAAAAATCATCAATTTGATGATGCGCAAAAAATGATGCAAGGCGCTCTTCTTGATGATGAAGAAGAATTAAACTTTGCTAGAGAAAAAGAAGAAAAAAGGAGAAAAAATGATTGA
- a CDS encoding sugar phosphate isomerase/epimerase family protein: MKIGLETESLHLWFQNQKMDIFDFIDFAKEEGCDGVMINIIKDYGLDEEWGCLGNDSQSHLEQIAQKLERYGMYCEIDAKGFDYDKFEKIARVSKILNAKVIRSYVPLTDRTKNAIYASDGAYDDSKIDAKFDKKEFLESVSEIRKLIPLLEKYDLKLAIENHEYQTSRDLLDLLFLIHHPNIGFLYDFGNSMMAYEDPILACQNMAPYTFSTHVKDHIVLVEEGVHYICGVPLGEGNLEIQRCIEILKSYGLSHLNVEQCFPYCATFKRPKGTGGVWKVGEGAFKVREALFKDLRALQYYYPQEVSQESLDKLLFAQKEGCKRSIAYLKRLCV; encoded by the coding sequence ATGAAAATAGGACTTGAGACGGAAAGTTTGCATCTTTGGTTTCAAAATCAGAAGATGGATATTTTTGATTTTATTGATTTTGCAAAAGAAGAGGGGTGTGATGGAGTGATGATTAATATTATCAAAGATTATGGGCTTGATGAAGAGTGGGGATGTTTGGGCAATGATTCTCAATCTCATCTTGAGCAAATTGCTCAAAAACTTGAACGATATGGAATGTATTGTGAGATTGATGCCAAGGGGTTTGATTATGATAAGTTTGAAAAAATCGCACGTGTATCTAAGATTTTAAATGCAAAAGTGATTCGCTCTTATGTTCCATTGACTGATCGCACAAAGAACGCTATTTATGCAAGTGATGGTGCATATGATGATTCAAAAATTGATGCAAAATTTGACAAAAAAGAGTTTTTAGAATCTGTGAGTGAGATTAGAAAACTTATCCCTTTATTGGAAAAGTATGATCTTAAACTGGCAATTGAGAATCACGAGTATCAAACAAGTCGGGATTTGTTAGATTTACTTTTTTTGATCCATCATCCCAATATTGGATTTTTATATGACTTTGGAAATTCTATGATGGCTTATGAGGATCCCATTTTGGCATGTCAAAATATGGCTCCATATACCTTTAGTACACATGTCAAAGATCATATTGTCTTAGTCGAAGAAGGGGTGCATTATATTTGTGGAGTTCCCCTTGGAGAGGGAAATTTGGAGATTCAAAGATGTATTGAGATCTTAAAATCTTATGGTTTAAGTCATCTTAATGTGGAGCAATGCTTCCCTTATTGTGCAACCTTTAAGCGACCAAAGGGAACAGGCGGAGTGTGGAAAGTGGGGGAAGGTGCGTTTAAGGTAAGAGAGGCATTGTTTAAAGACTTGCGAGCATTACAATATTATTATCCTCAAGAAGTCTCTCAAGAGTCTTTGGATAAGCTTTTGTTCGCTCAAAAAGAAGGTTGCAAAAGAAGCATTGCTTATCTTAAAAGGCTTTGTGTATAA
- a CDS encoding phosphoethanolamine transferase produces the protein MKVSYHWVIIGVSLLLAVWGNTYFLSLIAPNFGIGTLILVGVFLCALFALMLELLCIRWSYKIILTLVLLISSGASYSINALHSGMTPDLIYSILTANPRETKETLNLSFLMHILVLFVIPCSAVWASKTPKVKVMRGVIEKFGLIAVYSSIIVGLWFGVIGKDITFLFKQNRPLYYVVNPISPIRSFIQYLGDQGKKNLVYTQVALDAKLISSTKPKMIVFVIGESARGMNFSLNGYVKQTNPLLSQYDHLISFQNFSSCGVITAISVPCMMTDYTRKTYTKRYLSDFRDNLLDITQRVGIKTYYLGNNGGGCIGNICIRLPKDQVKFYNDGSLDGVMLKDLDQIIQKANGNTFVVLHQMGSHGQSYYKRYPKEFKYFKPTCDTAQIQECSPESLKNTYDNSILYTDFFLNEVIQRLQEIENRFDVMLWYVSDHGESLGENGMYMHGGLPYFLAPKTQTLIPSIVWFGNGFDWGYQALKTKEKRELSQDYVFHTLLRLWGIETKDYDAKLDLTR, from the coding sequence TTGAAGGTCTCTTATCATTGGGTAATTATTGGCGTTTCTTTGCTTTTGGCTGTTTGGGGAAATACGTATTTTTTGAGTTTGATTGCTCCAAATTTTGGCATAGGGACTTTAATTTTGGTGGGTGTATTTTTATGTGCTTTGTTTGCTCTAATGCTTGAGCTTTTATGTATCCGTTGGAGCTACAAAATCATTCTGACGCTTGTGCTATTGATTTCTTCTGGGGCATCCTATAGTATCAATGCACTACATTCGGGAATGACGCCTGATTTGATTTATAGTATTCTTACGGCTAATCCAAGAGAGACTAAAGAGACGCTTAATTTGTCGTTTTTGATGCATATTTTAGTGTTGTTTGTTATTCCTTGCAGTGCAGTTTGGGCATCAAAGACCCCAAAAGTGAAAGTAATGAGAGGGGTGATTGAAAAGTTTGGCTTAATTGCTGTGTATAGCTCAATCATTGTGGGGCTTTGGTTTGGCGTGATTGGCAAAGATATTACTTTTTTGTTTAAGCAAAATCGCCCTTTGTATTATGTTGTAAATCCCATTTCTCCCATTCGTTCTTTTATCCAATATCTAGGCGATCAAGGGAAGAAAAATCTTGTTTATACCCAAGTTGCATTAGATGCAAAGCTCATTTCAAGCACGAAGCCAAAAATGATTGTTTTTGTGATTGGGGAGAGCGCAAGGGGGATGAATTTTTCTTTAAATGGATATGTAAAACAAACTAATCCTCTTTTATCTCAATATGATCACTTAATAAGCTTTCAGAATTTTTCTTCTTGTGGTGTGATTACTGCTATTTCTGTGCCTTGTATGATGACGGACTATACACGTAAAACTTACACTAAGAGATATTTATCAGACTTTAGAGATAACCTTTTGGATATCACACAAAGGGTGGGAATCAAAACTTATTATCTGGGTAATAATGGAGGAGGGTGTATTGGCAATATTTGCATCAGACTTCCAAAGGATCAAGTGAAGTTTTATAATGATGGAAGTCTTGATGGCGTGATGCTAAAAGATTTGGATCAAATTATTCAAAAAGCAAATGGGAATACTTTTGTTGTATTGCACCAAATGGGGAGCCATGGGCAGAGCTATTATAAACGCTATCCCAAAGAATTTAAATATTTTAAACCAACTTGCGATACAGCTCAAATTCAAGAATGTTCTCCAGAAAGTTTAAAAAATACTTATGATAATTCAATTCTTTATACAGACTTTTTCCTCAATGAGGTGATTCAAAGACTTCAAGAGATTGAAAATCGTTTTGATGTGATGCTTTGGTATGTAAGTGATCATGGAGAGAGCTTGGGAGAGAATGGAATGTATATGCATGGTGGACTCCCTTATTTCTTGGCTCCCAAAACGCAAACTTTGATTCCATCTATTGTTTGGTTTGGAAATGGGTTTGATTGGGGATATCAAGCCTTAAAAACAAAAGAAAAAAGAGAACTTAGTCAAGATTATGTTTTTCACACTTTGTTGAGGTTGTGGGGGATTGAGACCAAAGATTATGATGCTAAGCTTGATTTGACGCGTTAG
- a CDS encoding MFS transporter: MKTQSSIRWLTFIVLIIGAGTVFKLSSLKDAFYIPMQTFMGLTNTQIGVALSVYGIVQTIGNFASIYIADRFSKRILIPLSLVCVGIVGIYISTFPSYYGILVAWGLLSLFGEVVYWPVLLKAVRLLGDSTQQGRLFGFLEAGRGVVDTIVAFSALGLFVFMGKGENGLKSAILFYSLCVIVAGVLAYFMLEDDEIRTTDEEGHMISRNQVAWNGVKQAVKTPEIWVVSLAIFTIYSVYCGLTYFIPFLKEIYGMPVALVGAYGIINQYTLKFVGGPIGGYLADQSFHSSTRYLRFALILASASILIFVFMPHQTLNIYFGMSLTLGFAALVFTMRATFFAPVDEIQIPREISGAAMSIACIFGYSPQLFCFALYGYLIDSFPGIRGYQIVFSIMGGFALAGVIVTTYLLKIIQRKKEMAV, translated from the coding sequence ATGAAAACACAATCATCTATTCGATGGCTTACTTTTATTGTTTTGATTATTGGTGCGGGAACGGTTTTTAAGCTTTCCTCATTAAAGGATGCTTTTTATATTCCAATGCAGACTTTTATGGGATTGACAAATACTCAAATTGGAGTTGCCTTATCTGTATATGGGATTGTGCAAACAATTGGAAATTTTGCTTCTATTTATATTGCTGATCGATTTTCTAAAAGGATTCTTATTCCATTATCATTGGTTTGTGTTGGAATTGTAGGGATTTATATTTCTACCTTTCCTTCATATTATGGAATTTTGGTTGCATGGGGATTGCTTTCTCTTTTTGGAGAAGTTGTGTATTGGCCTGTATTGCTTAAGGCAGTGAGATTGCTCGGAGATTCTACACAGCAAGGCAGACTTTTTGGTTTCTTGGAAGCTGGGCGAGGTGTTGTTGATACGATCGTGGCTTTTAGTGCGCTAGGATTATTTGTTTTTATGGGGAAGGGAGAGAATGGATTAAAGAGTGCAATTTTGTTTTATAGTCTTTGTGTGATTGTGGCTGGAGTTTTGGCGTATTTTATGCTTGAAGATGATGAGATAAGGACTACAGATGAGGAAGGGCATATGATAAGCAGAAATCAGGTTGCATGGAATGGAGTTAAGCAAGCGGTTAAAACCCCAGAAATATGGGTTGTTTCATTGGCAATTTTTACGATTTATTCTGTGTATTGTGGATTGACATATTTTATTCCATTTCTAAAAGAAATTTATGGGATGCCTGTTGCACTTGTAGGAGCATATGGAATCATCAATCAATATACTTTGAAATTTGTAGGTGGTCCAATTGGGGGGTATTTGGCAGATCAAAGTTTCCATTCATCGACGAGATATCTTAGATTTGCTTTGATTTTGGCAAGTGCTTCTATCTTGATTTTTGTTTTTATGCCTCACCAAACGCTTAATATTTATTTTGGAATGAGTTTGACATTGGGGTTTGCGGCTTTGGTTTTTACAATGAGAGCCACATTTTTTGCTCCAGTTGATGAGATTCAAATCCCTAGAGAAATCAGTGGAGCTGCAATGAGTATTGCTTGTATTTTTGGATATTCTCCTCAACTTTTTTGTTTTGCCTTATATGGATACCTTATTGATTCTTTTCCTGGAATTAGAGGGTATCAGATTGTTTTTTCAATTATGGGGGGATTTGCTCTTGCTGGGGTGATTGTGACAACTTATTTGCTTAAAATAATTCAAAGAAAAAAGGAGATGGCCGTATGA
- a CDS encoding Ppx/GppA phosphatase family protein, which produces MPKTVSVIDIGSNSARMAIFARTSRFGFYLLEEKKSRVRISEGSYENQGYLQEEPIRRTLNALNGFVQIAKARGCHKILCVATSALRDAPNKKDFLKRAKEECGLQIRIINGEQEAYYGALACANLLHQTEGVSIDVGGGSSEYAILKNGKIQDLFSLDIGAIRLKELFFDKGDNLEGAQKFIAQALSSLPSQLKSDCVFGIGGSIRAITKIILKDSKTQFFHGMEIQAQAYIAFCQKIISSSSDMLRKLGFGEDRIDSIRSGALIFATFLEHLNAKTVITSGVGVREGVFLENLLRGHHNRFPSNFNPSLRCLLDRFDSKKSKSKLIKKEALRIFDTFSPIHQNDFFLKKILAIASSLACIGESIGSHMQCFHSGYLAFYGLEYGYSFEERNLIRIILEHSSKKLPKENKSDLIPLSNLRLLISILTLSKFLTITPSILTYQLLDEETLFIGGASYLAQEQILKSAKILDFKVRFQEAKMDKYHHRVYI; this is translated from the coding sequence ATGCCAAAAACTGTAAGCGTCATTGATATTGGCTCAAATTCCGCAAGAATGGCGATCTTTGCAAGAACAAGTCGCTTTGGTTTTTATCTCCTTGAAGAAAAAAAGTCTCGTGTCAGAATCTCTGAGGGAAGCTATGAGAATCAAGGCTATCTGCAAGAAGAACCAATCAGACGCACACTCAATGCACTCAATGGATTTGTCCAGATCGCTAAAGCAAGAGGCTGTCATAAAATCCTTTGTGTTGCTACAAGTGCCCTGCGCGATGCTCCCAACAAAAAAGATTTTCTCAAAAGAGCAAAAGAAGAATGTGGATTGCAAATTAGGATCATTAATGGAGAACAAGAAGCCTACTATGGAGCATTAGCTTGTGCAAATTTATTGCATCAAACAGAAGGGGTCAGCATTGATGTGGGGGGAGGATCAAGTGAATATGCGATTTTAAAAAATGGAAAAATCCAAGATTTGTTTTCTCTTGATATTGGAGCCATTAGATTAAAAGAGCTGTTTTTTGATAAGGGAGATAATCTTGAGGGTGCTCAAAAATTCATTGCCCAAGCTCTTTCTTCCCTCCCTTCTCAGCTCAAAAGTGATTGTGTATTTGGGATTGGTGGAAGCATTAGGGCTATTACAAAAATCATTCTCAAAGATTCCAAGACGCAATTTTTTCACGGAATGGAAATTCAGGCTCAAGCCTATATTGCGTTTTGTCAAAAAATCATTTCTTCATCATCAGATATGCTTAGAAAATTAGGATTTGGGGAAGATAGAATCGATAGCATCCGAAGCGGAGCCCTTATCTTTGCTACTTTTTTAGAGCATTTAAATGCCAAAACAGTCATTACAAGCGGTGTTGGCGTGCGTGAAGGAGTTTTTTTAGAGAATCTTTTAAGAGGTCATCACAATCGATTTCCCTCAAACTTCAACCCATCCTTGCGATGCCTTCTTGATCGCTTTGATTCTAAAAAATCAAAAAGCAAATTGATCAAAAAAGAAGCCTTAAGAATTTTTGATACCTTCTCACCCATTCATCAAAACGACTTCTTTCTCAAAAAAATTCTCGCAATCGCCTCTTCTCTTGCGTGCATTGGAGAATCTATTGGATCTCATATGCAGTGTTTTCATAGTGGTTATTTGGCCTTTTATGGACTTGAATATGGCTACTCTTTTGAAGAAAGAAATCTCATCAGAATCATTCTTGAGCATTCAAGCAAAAAGCTTCCTAAGGAAAACAAAAGCGACCTTATCCCACTCTCAAATCTAAGGCTCCTTATCTCCATCCTTACACTCTCCAAATTTCTCACAATTACCCCATCAATCCTTACCTATCAATTGCTTGATGAGGAAACTTTGTTCATTGGAGGCGCATCTTATTTGGCACAAGAACAAATCCTTAAAAGTGCAAAAATTCTTGATTTCAAGGTTCGCTTTCAAGAGGCAAAAATGGACAAATATCATCACAGGGTGTATATCTAG
- a CDS encoding lipid A biosynthesis lauroyl acyltransferase, protein MKNLFGSFVVICIRIIAQILALLPHKMFIACVDFLAFIFRLLDRRRYKDAMSNLHFVFGESKTPQEKHAIIYRAYRNFAFVLLQALRTIYLQKEKHFEEFDFENLHYLTDCVKEGKSAVMISAHFGYWEAIGSALPRFAQGYGRYSLGRLTQFDAINQLIIQSREAYGVTLINKQGALKSLLKLYAKPKQIAGIIIDQNVSENEGVWVKFFGKDVTHTPVASILSRRFGIQILPVFIDLNEDYTRFKVTFCEPFFCPNTHNMQEDIIWATQKQADLTQQIIQSNPSSYFWFHKRFKSKYSEIYKH, encoded by the coding sequence GTGAAGAATTTATTTGGATCTTTTGTTGTGATTTGCATCAGAATCATTGCTCAAATCTTGGCTCTACTTCCGCATAAAATGTTTATTGCCTGTGTTGATTTTTTGGCATTTATCTTTCGCCTCTTGGATCGCAGAAGATACAAAGATGCGATGAGCAATCTTCATTTTGTCTTTGGAGAAAGCAAAACCCCTCAAGAAAAACACGCAATCATTTATCGTGCTTATCGCAATTTTGCCTTTGTCCTTCTTCAAGCACTAAGAACGATTTATCTCCAAAAAGAAAAACATTTTGAAGAGTTTGATTTTGAAAACCTTCACTATCTAACAGACTGCGTCAAAGAAGGGAAAAGTGCAGTGATGATTTCAGCTCATTTTGGGTATTGGGAAGCCATTGGAAGTGCATTACCAAGATTTGCCCAAGGATATGGTCGCTATTCTCTTGGTCGCCTTACACAATTTGATGCCATCAATCAACTCATCATCCAAAGCAGAGAAGCTTATGGCGTAACACTTATCAACAAACAAGGCGCGCTCAAAAGTCTTTTAAAACTTTATGCCAAGCCCAAACAAATTGCAGGAATCATTATTGATCAAAATGTATCTGAAAACGAAGGAGTGTGGGTCAAGTTTTTTGGAAAAGATGTGACGCACACTCCTGTCGCCTCAATCCTTTCTCGCCGTTTTGGCATTCAAATTTTGCCCGTCTTTATTGATTTAAATGAGGATTATACGCGATTTAAAGTCACCTTTTGTGAGCCATTTTTCTGCCCCAACACACACAATATGCAAGAAGATATCATTTGGGCCACTCAAAAGCAAGCTGATCTTACGCAACAAATCATCCAATCCAATCCTTCAAGTTATTTTTGGTTTCACAAACGCTTTAAAAGCAAATATTCAGAGATCTACAAACATTAG
- a CDS encoding YfhL family 4Fe-4S dicluster ferredoxin, protein MSVLIGEDCIACDACREECPNEAIEEGDPIYCVDPDLCTECIGHYDEPACISVCPVDAIGPDPDNAESMEELKLKFEQIQRGE, encoded by the coding sequence ATGTCAGTTTTAATCGGTGAAGATTGTATTGCTTGTGATGCATGTAGAGAAGAATGCCCCAATGAGGCAATTGAGGAAGGGGATCCTATTTATTGTGTAGATCCAGATTTATGCACAGAGTGTATTGGACACTATGATGAGCCTGCTTGCATCAGTGTTTGCCCTGTTGATGCAATTGGTCCAGATCCAGATAATGCAGAGAGTATGGAGGAACTTAAGCTTAAATTTGAGCAAATCCAAAGAGGCGAATAA